The stretch of DNA CTGGAGGTGGGGTGCGCCGAACAGGGCGAGCATCGCCAGGTCGGTCTCGCGGTGACCGCCGTGCGCGGCCGGGTCGACCAGGTGCACGCCCTCGCTGGACCAGACGAGGTTCCCCGACCAGAGGTCGCCGTGCAGCAGCGACGGGGGCTCGGGGTCGGGCGTGAGCGAGGGCAGCCGCTTCATGACCTGCTCGATGACGCGCGCCTGCTCGAGGGAGAGCGAGCCGCGGTCGGCGGCGGCCTTGACGTAGGGCATCACGCGGCGGCTCGCGTAGAACTCCTCCCACGTCGGGGAGGGACGGTTGGGCAGCGGCGCCAGGCCGATCCAGCCGTCGTGGTCGGCGCCGAACCCGCCGGTGCCGGAGGCGTGCAGGGCCGCGAGACCGCGGCCGAACGACTCGGCCAGGTCGACCGAGGGCTTGGTGGGCTCGACCCACGCCAGGATGATGCACTCGTCGTCGGCCGCGAGGACCTCGGGCACCTTGACCCCGCCGGCCGCGCGCAGGCGGCGCAGCCCCTCGGCCTCGGTGGTGAAGAAGCCCGCGGGGGCCTGGGGCCGGGTCTTGATGATGGCGGAGCGGCCGTCGGTCAGCCGCAGCCGCGTGGTGGTGCAGATGTCGCCGCCGGCCACCGACGTGGTCGACACCACGGCGACATCCAGCAGCTTCTCCGCGAGCGCTGCGGTCCCCGCCATTCGTGCCATGTCCCTGAACTTACCGGCTGGAGTCCAGTG from Aeromicrobium phoceense encodes:
- a CDS encoding fructosamine kinase family protein → MARMAGTAALAEKLLDVAVVSTTSVAGGDICTTTRLRLTDGRSAIIKTRPQAPAGFFTTEAEGLRRLRAAGGVKVPEVLAADDECIILAWVEPTKPSVDLAESFGRGLAALHASGTGGFGADHDGWIGLAPLPNRPSPTWEEFYASRRVMPYVKAAADRGSLSLEQARVIEQVMKRLPSLTPDPEPPSLLHGDLWSGNLVWSSEGVHLVDPAAHGGHRETDLAMLALFGAPHLQRILDAYHEAAPLQDGWLDRVPLHQLHPLLVHAVMFGGAYGARAAAAAQSLLDGAA